The genomic segment CCGATCTACATCACGGAGCAGATGGTCGGCCATAAACTCGGGGAATTCGCGCCCACCCGGACGTACCGCGGCCATGGGAAGGACGCTGAGCGGACGACCCGGCGTCGCTGAGTGGTCTGTGTGAGAGGGAGTGGTTCGACATGGAGGTCCGTGCCAAGGTACGCGAGGTCCGGGTGTCACCCAAAAAGGCGCGAATGGTGATCGACGTCATTCGCGGGAAGCCGCTTCAGGAAGCTCTGGCGATTCTGCAAGCGCTGCCGCAGAAGACAGCACCGATCGCCTGGAAGCTTTTGCGGTCTGCTGCGGCGAACGCTGAGCACAACTACGATCTCGATCCTGAGCGGCTCT from the Thermomicrobium sp. 4228-Ro genome contains:
- the rplV gene encoding 50S ribosomal protein L22 — its product is MEVRAKVREVRVSPKKARMVIDVIRGKPLQEALAILQALPQKTAPIAWKLLRSAAANAEHNYDLDPERLYIKRIYVDEGPRYKRWQPHARGRVGRKWRRTSHITVILDELPEKGAPRG